A single genomic interval of Hafnia alvei harbors:
- a CDS encoding exoribonuclease II: protein MFQDNPLLAQLKQQLHSQTPRVEGVVKGTDKGFGFLEVDAQKSYFIPPPYMKKVMHGDRVLAAVHTEKDREVVEPEELVEPFLTRFVGRVQKKDGDNRLSIIPDHPLLKDAIPCRADNNVTHEFKQGDWAVAEMNRHPLKGDRTFFANITTFITDADDDFAPWWVTLSRHGLDRTAPEWSGSEMHEEGLEREDLTSLPFVTIDSASTEDMDDALYVQENEDGSLALTIAIADPTAYVEQDSELDKIAQVRAFTTYLPGFNIPMLPRDLSDDLCSLRPNERRPALLCRVTIQKDGAISDDIRFFAGWIESKAKLVYDEVSDYLEGVGSWKPENAQIEQQVRLLHRLADSRSDWRQQHALVFKDRPDYRFVLGEKGSVVDIIAEHRRVANRIVEECMITANVCAAIMLRERLGFGVYNIHSGFDPALVEQAVSILQANDVSANAEALLTLQGFCELRRHLDSLPTTFLDSRVRRFQTFAEISTEPGPHFGLGLEAYATWTSPIRKYGDMVNHRLLKALIANKPAERPDDAITVQMAERRRLNRMAERDVGDWLYARFLKDKADPAIHFNAEIVDISRGGMRVRLVDNGAMAFIPSSFIHAVRDELVCSQETGSIQIKGETVYQTGDALQVYLVEVRLETRSIIAKPVV, encoded by the coding sequence ATGTTTCAGGATAACCCGCTGCTCGCGCAGCTAAAACAGCAACTGCACTCCCAGACACCACGCGTTGAAGGCGTCGTTAAAGGGACCGACAAAGGTTTTGGCTTCTTGGAAGTTGACGCCCAGAAAAGCTATTTCATCCCGCCGCCATACATGAAAAAAGTCATGCATGGTGACCGCGTTCTGGCTGCTGTTCACACTGAGAAAGATCGTGAAGTCGTTGAGCCGGAAGAGCTGGTTGAGCCTTTCCTGACAAGATTCGTTGGCCGCGTGCAGAAAAAAGATGGTGATAACCGCCTTTCCATTATCCCCGACCATCCATTGCTGAAAGATGCAATCCCATGCAGAGCCGACAACAACGTCACGCATGAGTTTAAGCAAGGCGATTGGGCCGTTGCCGAGATGAACCGGCATCCGCTGAAAGGCGACCGCACTTTCTTTGCCAATATCACCACGTTTATTACCGATGCGGATGATGATTTCGCGCCGTGGTGGGTCACGCTTTCCCGTCATGGTTTGGATCGCACGGCACCAGAATGGTCTGGTAGTGAAATGCATGAAGAAGGCTTGGAGCGTGAAGATCTCACCTCTCTGCCATTCGTCACCATTGACAGCGCCAGCACGGAAGATATGGATGATGCGTTGTATGTGCAGGAGAACGAAGACGGTTCTCTGGCCTTAACCATCGCCATTGCCGATCCAACGGCCTACGTTGAACAAGATTCCGAGCTGGATAAAATCGCTCAGGTGCGTGCTTTCACGACTTATTTGCCTGGTTTCAACATTCCGATGTTGCCACGCGATTTGTCTGACGATCTGTGTTCACTGCGCCCTAACGAGCGCCGCCCTGCGCTGCTATGCCGCGTCACAATACAGAAAGACGGCGCTATTTCTGACGATATTCGCTTCTTTGCTGGCTGGATTGAATCTAAAGCCAAACTGGTTTACGACGAAGTTTCAGATTATCTGGAAGGCGTTGGCAGTTGGAAACCGGAAAATGCCCAAATCGAACAGCAGGTTCGCCTGTTGCATCGTTTAGCGGATTCCCGTTCTGATTGGCGTCAGCAGCACGCGTTGGTATTTAAAGATCGCCCAGATTATCGCTTTGTTTTAGGCGAAAAAGGCAGCGTGGTTGATATCATTGCCGAACATCGCCGTGTGGCCAACCGCATCGTGGAAGAGTGCATGATTACCGCTAACGTCTGCGCCGCCATCATGCTGCGCGAACGTTTAGGCTTTGGTGTTTACAACATCCATTCTGGTTTCGATCCGGCGCTGGTTGAACAGGCCGTGAGCATTCTGCAAGCCAACGATGTATCTGCCAACGCAGAAGCATTATTAACCTTGCAGGGCTTCTGCGAACTGCGTCGTCATTTGGATTCGTTGCCAACCACGTTCCTTGATAGCCGCGTGCGCCGTTTCCAGACCTTTGCTGAAATCAGCACCGAGCCAGGCCCGCACTTTGGTTTAGGCTTAGAAGCTTACGCAACATGGACTTCGCCGATCCGTAAATATGGCGATATGGTGAATCATCGTTTGCTGAAAGCGCTGATTGCGAATAAACCCGCCGAACGTCCTGATGACGCTATTACCGTGCAGATGGCAGAACGCCGCCGCCTGAATCGTATGGCAGAACGCGACGTGGGTGATTGGTTATATGCTCGCTTCCTGAAAGATAAAGCGGATCCAGCGATTCACTTTAACGCTGAAATCGTTGATATTTCGCGGGGCGGCATGCGCGTGCGTTTGGTTGATAACGGTGCGATGGCGTTTATTCCATCTTCCTTTATTCACGCCGTGCGTGATGAACTGGTATGCAGCCAAGAAACCGGCTCCATACAGATCAAAGGCGAAACCGTTTATCAAACGGGCGATGCCCTGCAGGTTTATCTGGTTGAAGTGCGCCTAGAAACGCGCAGTATTATTGCCAAGCCTGTCGTTTAA
- a CDS encoding peroxidase: MERPNSPLTIFSSRHNAPTSEADNHQHLAQGRFPLFNERTERDTYFRQVGDAYRELLGSEPEVSREYSLSRYDRLSIALTVAQVSQVTPLCSFYAKQLAPLHCPHNTRESNQRLAQITEHARLLAWDPTRSTKQTLRALRAVKLSYPDIVTLSQIVGFVVLQSRLIAGTAALSGCPLPSEPRIFPTLELAPLTEATSAAWRPWLPLGADATLAPVAICGAPSGLAIVLMLIKMHDGEGVDITSEIFSEGYNCSDLLRQPLRELAFLVSARLLGCHRSSQHHARRFLLLSKHRQQADAVLANPVTALSQCSRREQAIIQASLTLTQTPCLFSPDHIASLTQSGLSAAEILELIIALATGAWSQRLLVSLGE, encoded by the coding sequence ATGGAGCGACCAAACTCGCCGCTGACGATTTTTAGCTCACGCCATAACGCACCGACCTCTGAGGCGGATAATCACCAGCATTTGGCTCAGGGCCGCTTTCCGTTATTCAATGAACGAACTGAACGTGATACCTATTTCCGACAGGTTGGCGATGCCTATCGTGAGCTGTTAGGTTCAGAGCCTGAAGTCTCGCGCGAGTACTCTCTCTCACGCTATGATCGCTTAAGCATTGCGCTCACCGTGGCACAAGTTTCTCAGGTGACGCCTTTGTGCTCTTTTTATGCCAAGCAGTTGGCACCGCTGCATTGCCCGCATAACACCCGTGAAAGCAATCAGCGCTTAGCTCAAATTACCGAGCACGCTCGGTTACTCGCATGGGACCCCACGCGCAGTACGAAACAAACCTTGCGCGCGCTGCGTGCGGTAAAATTGTCCTATCCCGATATAGTGACACTGTCACAGATTGTGGGCTTTGTGGTATTGCAATCTCGCCTTATTGCCGGGACAGCGGCTCTTTCCGGCTGCCCATTACCATCTGAGCCAAGAATATTTCCCACCCTTGAATTGGCTCCGCTAACGGAAGCGACATCGGCGGCATGGCGTCCTTGGCTACCACTCGGTGCCGATGCCACGCTGGCACCGGTGGCAATATGCGGGGCGCCATCGGGGCTCGCCATCGTCTTAATGCTGATTAAGATGCATGACGGGGAAGGTGTTGATATCACTAGTGAAATTTTTAGCGAAGGCTATAACTGTAGCGATCTACTGCGTCAACCGCTGCGCGAACTGGCCTTTTTAGTCAGCGCCCGACTTCTCGGCTGTCATCGCAGTAGCCAGCACCACGCCCGTCGCTTCTTGCTGCTGAGTAAACATCGCCAGCAGGCGGATGCGGTACTCGCCAATCCCGTTACCGCGCTTTCTCAATGCAGTCGTCGAGAACAGGCTATCATTCAGGCCAGTCTGACACTCACGCAAACCCCCTGCTTGTTCTCGCCCGATCACATTGCGTCTTTAACTCAGTCGGGGCTGTCTGCCGCAGAAATTCTTGAGCTTATCATTGCGCTAGCAACCGGCGCGTGGAGCCAGCGGCTACTCGTTTCGCTGGGGGAATGA
- the fabI gene encoding enoyl-ACP reductase FabI produces MGFLTGKRILITGVASKLSIAYGIAQAMHREGAELAFTYQNDKLKSRVEEFAAQLGSNLVLACDVAEDESIDAMFTELAKSWPKFDGFVHSIGFAPGDQLDGDYVNAVTRDGFKIAHDISSYSFVAMAKACRTMLNPGSGLLTLSYLGAERAIPNYNVMGLAKASLEANVRYMANAMGPEGIRVNGISAGPIRTLAASGIKNFRKMLAHCEAVTPIRRTVTIEDVGNSAAFLCSPLAGGISGEILHVDGGFNIAAMNELELD; encoded by the coding sequence ATGGGTTTTCTAACCGGTAAGCGCATTCTGATCACTGGCGTAGCCAGCAAACTCTCCATTGCCTACGGTATTGCACAGGCTATGCACCGTGAAGGCGCCGAGCTGGCTTTCACCTACCAGAACGACAAACTGAAATCTCGCGTAGAAGAATTCGCCGCTCAGTTGGGTTCTAATCTGGTTCTGGCTTGTGACGTAGCAGAAGACGAAAGCATCGATGCGATGTTTACCGAGCTGGCAAAATCTTGGCCGAAATTCGACGGTTTTGTTCACTCCATTGGCTTCGCTCCAGGCGACCAGTTGGACGGTGACTACGTGAATGCGGTTACCCGTGACGGTTTCAAAATCGCACACGACATCAGCTCTTACAGCTTCGTTGCGATGGCAAAAGCATGCCGTACTATGCTGAACCCAGGCTCAGGTCTGCTGACTCTGTCCTACTTGGGCGCAGAACGTGCAATCCCTAACTACAACGTTATGGGTCTGGCGAAAGCGTCTCTGGAAGCTAACGTTCGCTATATGGCTAACGCGATGGGCCCTGAAGGTATCCGTGTTAACGGTATCTCTGCGGGTCCAATTCGTACGCTGGCGGCGTCTGGTATCAAAAACTTCCGTAAAATGCTGGCACACTGCGAAGCGGTTACCCCAATTCGCCGTACCGTTACCATTGAAGACGTCGGTAACTCAGCCGCATTCTTGTGCTCACCGCTGGCAGGCGGTATTTCTGGTGAAATCCTGCACGTCGATGGCGGCTTCAACATTGCAGCCATGAACGAACTGGAACTGGATTAA
- the sapF gene encoding putrescine export ABC transporter ATP-binding protein SapF, translating into MSTLLEVHNLQKTFRYRTGLFRRQNLEAVKPVSFTLREGQTLAIIGENGSGKSTLAKMLSGMIEPTAGDIVIDDKQLQYGDFRYRSQRIRMIFQDPSTSLNPRQRIGQILDVPLRLNTELDAPQREQRINETLRQVGLRSDHAYYYPHMLASGQIQRIALARALILQPQVIVADEALASLDMSMRSQIINLMLELQQKHGIAYIYVTQHLGMMKHISDQVMVMHHGEVVERGSTSEVLAAPLHEQTKRLINSHFGEALTADAWRRDGGVF; encoded by the coding sequence ATGAGTACGCTGTTGGAGGTGCACAATCTACAAAAAACCTTCCGCTACCGCACCGGCTTGTTTCGTCGCCAAAATCTTGAAGCGGTTAAACCCGTTAGCTTTACCCTGCGCGAAGGGCAAACGCTGGCGATTATTGGCGAAAACGGCTCGGGGAAATCAACGCTGGCAAAAATGCTGTCAGGCATGATTGAACCCACTGCGGGCGATATCGTCATTGATGACAAGCAGCTGCAGTACGGCGATTTTCGCTACCGCAGCCAGCGGATCCGCATGATTTTTCAGGACCCGTCTACGTCACTCAATCCGCGCCAGCGTATCGGCCAGATCCTTGACGTTCCCCTGCGGTTAAATACCGAACTCGATGCACCACAACGTGAACAGCGTATCAATGAAACGCTGCGCCAAGTCGGCTTGCGTTCCGATCACGCCTATTACTATCCGCATATGTTAGCGTCCGGACAAATTCAACGGATCGCCTTGGCTCGCGCCTTGATATTGCAGCCACAGGTGATCGTAGCGGATGAAGCGTTAGCGTCGCTGGATATGTCGATGCGTTCACAGATTATAAATTTGATGTTGGAACTGCAGCAAAAACACGGTATCGCTTATATCTATGTTACCCAGCATTTGGGCATGATGAAGCATATTAGCGATCAGGTCATGGTGATGCATCATGGCGAAGTTGTGGAGCGCGGTAGCACGTCAGAAGTCTTGGCGGCTCCACTGCATGAGCAAACTAAACGCCTCATTAATAGTCATTTTGGTGAAGCGTTAACGGCCGATGCATGGCGCCGTGACGGTGGCGTTTTCTAA
- the sapD gene encoding putrescine export ABC transporter ATP-binding protein SapD, whose protein sequence is MPLLDIRNLTIEFMTAEGPVKAVDRVSLTLTEGEVRGLVGESGSGKSLIAKAICGVTKDNWKVTADRFRFDDIDLLRLTPRQRRRLVGHNVSMIFQEPQSCLDPSESIGKQVIQAIPGWTYKGRWWQRFRWRKRRAIELLHRVGIKDHKDIMRSFPYELTEGECQKVMIAIALANQPRLLIADEPTNAMEPTTQAQIFRLLSRMNQNNNTTILLISHDLQMMSKWADRINVMYCGQTVESAACEDILVAPHHPYTQALIRAMPDFGRALPHKSRLNTLPGAIPSLEHLPIGCRLGPRCPYAQKKCIETPPLRSVKTHKFACHFPLNMEETQ, encoded by the coding sequence ATGCCGTTACTTGATATTCGTAACCTCACCATTGAATTCATGACCGCCGAAGGGCCGGTCAAAGCCGTCGATCGGGTCAGCCTCACGCTCACCGAAGGCGAAGTGCGCGGATTGGTTGGTGAATCTGGCTCAGGCAAAAGTTTAATCGCCAAAGCGATCTGCGGCGTCACCAAAGATAACTGGAAGGTAACCGCCGACCGTTTCCGCTTTGACGACATTGACCTGCTGCGCTTAACGCCGCGTCAACGGCGTCGGTTGGTGGGCCATAACGTGTCGATGATTTTTCAGGAGCCGCAGTCCTGTCTAGATCCTTCTGAGAGTATTGGTAAACAGGTGATTCAGGCGATCCCCGGTTGGACCTATAAAGGCCGCTGGTGGCAGCGTTTTCGCTGGCGTAAACGCCGCGCCATTGAACTGCTGCACCGCGTCGGGATTAAAGACCACAAAGACATCATGCGTAGCTTCCCGTATGAGCTGACGGAAGGTGAATGCCAGAAGGTCATGATTGCCATCGCCTTGGCTAACCAACCGCGTCTGCTGATTGCCGATGAACCGACCAATGCGATGGAGCCAACCACGCAGGCACAGATATTCCGTTTGCTGTCGCGCATGAATCAAAACAATAACACGACGATTTTGTTAATTAGCCATGACCTGCAAATGATGAGTAAATGGGCTGACCGCATTAACGTGATGTACTGCGGACAAACGGTTGAAAGCGCAGCCTGCGAAGATATTTTAGTTGCGCCGCATCATCCCTACACGCAGGCGCTGATCCGCGCGATGCCTGACTTTGGCCGCGCATTGCCCCATAAAAGCCGCTTAAACACGCTGCCGGGCGCGATCCCTTCGTTAGAACATTTACCTATTGGTTGTCGCTTAGGACCTCGTTGTCCGTATGCGCAGAAAAAATGCATTGAGACACCGCCTCTGCGCAGCGTAAAAACGCATAAGTTTGCCTGTCATTTCCCGCTTAACATGGAGGAGACGCAATGA
- the sapC gene encoding putrescine export ABC transporter permease SapC, translating into MHFDNVYREKRVPSPLRQTWLHFHADTLAMIGLYGMLLLIALCFFGTMLAPYALDQQFLGYQLLPPSWSRYGNVSFFLGTDDLGRDILSRLLSGVAPTFGSALVVTIAASFFGVIIGILAGVTHGLRSAILNHILDTLLSIPSLLLAIVVVAFLGPRLEHAMLAVWLALLPHMVREVYTSVHEELEKEYVVAARLDGASTWFILWDSVLPNIAGVLVGEFTRALSMAILDIAALGFLDLGAQLPSPEWGAMLGDSLELVYVAPWTVMLPGAAIMVSVLLVNLLGDGMRRAINAGVE; encoded by the coding sequence ATGCACTTCGATAACGTATACCGCGAAAAACGCGTACCGAGCCCGCTGCGTCAGACATGGCTACATTTCCATGCCGATACCCTCGCCATGATTGGTCTGTATGGCATGCTGCTGCTGATCGCCCTGTGCTTTTTTGGCACCATGCTGGCTCCCTATGCGTTGGATCAGCAGTTCCTTGGTTATCAACTGCTGCCGCCGTCGTGGTCGCGCTACGGTAACGTTTCATTCTTCCTTGGCACCGACGATCTCGGCCGCGATATTCTTAGCCGCCTATTAAGCGGCGTCGCGCCTACGTTTGGTTCCGCGCTGGTCGTCACCATCGCCGCCAGCTTTTTTGGCGTCATTATCGGTATTCTAGCGGGCGTTACCCACGGCCTGCGTTCCGCTATTTTGAACCATATTCTGGATACGTTGCTGTCTATCCCTTCTCTGCTGTTAGCTATTGTGGTTGTCGCCTTTTTAGGGCCGCGCCTTGAGCACGCCATGCTGGCCGTGTGGTTAGCGCTTTTGCCACATATGGTGCGAGAAGTTTATACCTCGGTTCACGAAGAGCTTGAGAAAGAATATGTGGTTGCCGCCCGTTTAGACGGCGCATCAACGTGGTTTATCCTGTGGGATTCCGTGTTGCCCAATATCGCTGGCGTGCTGGTAGGTGAATTTACCCGTGCCCTTTCCATGGCGATATTAGATATTGCCGCGTTAGGCTTTCTCGATCTGGGGGCTCAACTGCCGTCGCCGGAATGGGGAGCCATGCTAGGCGATTCCTTGGAGCTGGTTTATGTCGCGCCGTGGACGGTGATGTTGCCAGGGGCTGCCATTATGGTCAGCGTGCTGCTGGTGAATTTGTTAGGCGACGGAATGCGCCGCGCGATTAACGCCGGTGTGGAATAG
- the sapB gene encoding putrescine export ABC transporter permease SapB, producing MIIFTLRRLLLLLVTLFFLSLVGFSLLYFTPHAPLGGASLFDAYRFYVHSLLQGDFGVSSINGQLIIEQLKEVFPATMELCILAFVFALVVGIPLGIIAGLLRGKWQDGAISALALFGYSMPVFWLAILLMLFFSLHLGWLPVSGRYDLLYPMKNVTGFALIDAWLSDSPYRDAMLMSVARHMILPVTALALVPMTEVIRLMRISTDNVVSQNYIKAAATRGLSRFTIIRRHVLHNALPPIIPRLGLQFSTMLTLAMITEVVFSWPGLGRWLINAIRQQDFAAISAGVMLVGTLVLVVNVLSDIVGALTNPLKHKEWYALR from the coding sequence ATGATTATCTTCACCTTGCGTCGCCTTTTACTGCTGCTGGTGACGCTGTTTTTCCTGTCGCTAGTAGGGTTTAGCCTGCTCTATTTCACGCCACATGCGCCGTTAGGCGGCGCTTCGCTGTTCGACGCCTACCGTTTCTATGTGCATAGCCTACTGCAAGGCGACTTCGGCGTTTCCAGCATTAACGGGCAGTTGATTATCGAACAACTGAAGGAAGTTTTCCCGGCCACCATGGAGCTGTGCATTCTGGCCTTCGTCTTTGCGCTGGTAGTGGGTATTCCGCTGGGCATTATTGCCGGTTTACTGCGCGGCAAATGGCAGGATGGTGCGATTAGTGCACTGGCGCTGTTTGGCTATTCAATGCCGGTATTTTGGCTGGCAATCCTGCTGATGCTGTTCTTCTCGTTGCATCTCGGCTGGCTGCCGGTTTCAGGCCGCTACGATCTGCTCTACCCAATGAAAAACGTGACCGGTTTTGCGCTGATTGACGCTTGGCTGTCAGATTCTCCATATCGTGATGCCATGCTGATGAGCGTTGCCCGTCATATGATCCTGCCGGTAACGGCGCTGGCGCTGGTGCCGATGACCGAAGTTATCCGCCTAATGCGTATCAGCACCGATAACGTCGTCAGCCAGAATTACATTAAAGCCGCCGCCACCCGCGGTTTGTCGCGTTTCACCATTATTCGCCGTCATGTGTTGCACAATGCGCTGCCGCCGATTATTCCACGGTTGGGACTGCAATTTTCGACCATGCTGACGCTGGCGATGATTACCGAAGTGGTGTTCAGCTGGCCGGGACTCGGCCGCTGGTTGATTAACGCCATCCGCCAACAAGACTTTGCCGCAATCTCAGCCGGTGTCATGCTGGTGGGCACGTTGGTTTTAGTCGTCAACGTGCTGTCTGATATTGTGGGTGCGCTGACAAATCCGTTGAAACATAAGGAATGGTATGCACTTCGATAA
- the sapA gene encoding ABC transporter substrate-binding protein SapA, which produces MRGLKTLMLALSCLSAVATAAEIAPVTKTKPLPDIRQSGFIYCVSGILNTFNPQMASSGLTVDTLAAQLYDRLLDVDPYTYRLIPELAQSWEVLDGGATYVLHLRKDVPFQTTDWFKPTRKMNADDVVFSFNRMFDPNHPYHEVNGGHYPYFESLQFSDAVQSIRKLDSSTVEIRLKQPDASFLWHLATHYAPILSSEYADNLAKKGKQEDIDRLPVGTGPFMLNEYHAGQYIRLDRNDAFWKGKPRMPQVIIDLGAGGTGRLSKLLTGECDVLAYPAASQLSILRDDPRLRLTLRPGMNVAYLAFNTRKPPLDNLDVRRAIAYSINNQRLMQSIYYGTAETAASLLPRASWAYDSEAKITEYNPEKSRELLKQAGVTNLHLQLWVPTASQAYNPSPLKTAELIQADMAQVGIKVSIIPVEGRFQEARLSDMSHDMTLSGWATDSNDPDSFFRPLLSCAAIQSQTNLAHWCDPSFDSLLHKALLSQQLSQRIDDYQDAQKILEEQLPILPLASSLRLQAYRYDIKGLVLSPFGNASFAGVYREKQPEPAATNDPDAGPPTPASEPPVVVEDKP; this is translated from the coding sequence ATGCGTGGTCTAAAAACCCTGATGCTGGCATTAAGTTGCCTGTCTGCCGTTGCGACAGCAGCCGAAATTGCCCCTGTGACCAAAACCAAACCGCTGCCGGATATCCGCCAGAGCGGCTTCATTTATTGCGTCAGCGGGATCCTGAATACCTTCAATCCACAGATGGCAAGCAGCGGTCTTACGGTCGATACCCTCGCCGCGCAGCTTTACGATCGTCTGTTAGATGTTGACCCCTATACCTACCGCCTCATTCCTGAATTAGCCCAGAGCTGGGAAGTGTTAGACGGTGGCGCGACCTATGTGCTGCATCTGCGTAAAGACGTTCCGTTCCAAACCACAGACTGGTTTAAACCAACGCGTAAGATGAACGCCGATGATGTGGTGTTTAGTTTTAACCGCATGTTTGATCCTAACCATCCGTATCATGAAGTGAACGGCGGGCATTATCCCTATTTCGAGAGTTTGCAGTTTAGCGACGCAGTGCAAAGCATACGCAAATTGGATAGCTCAACGGTAGAAATTCGGCTTAAACAGCCGGATGCCTCTTTCTTATGGCACCTTGCCACGCATTACGCGCCAATACTCTCGTCCGAGTACGCGGATAACTTAGCGAAAAAAGGCAAACAGGAAGATATTGACCGCCTGCCCGTGGGCACGGGGCCGTTTATGCTCAATGAGTACCACGCGGGGCAATATATTCGCTTGGATCGCAACGATGCGTTTTGGAAAGGTAAACCGCGGATGCCACAGGTTATTATTGACCTCGGCGCCGGCGGTACGGGGCGTTTATCCAAATTGCTGACCGGCGAGTGCGACGTACTGGCTTACCCTGCGGCCAGCCAGTTGAGTATTCTGCGCGACGATCCGCGTTTGCGTTTAACGCTGCGCCCTGGAATGAACGTCGCCTACTTGGCGTTCAACACCCGCAAGCCGCCGTTGGATAATCTAGACGTGCGCCGTGCCATTGCTTATTCCATCAATAACCAGCGCCTGATGCAGTCTATCTACTACGGCACGGCGGAAACCGCGGCTTCGCTGCTGCCTCGTGCCTCTTGGGCGTATGACAGCGAAGCAAAGATTACCGAATACAATCCAGAGAAATCACGCGAACTGTTGAAACAGGCCGGCGTTACCAATCTGCATTTACAGCTGTGGGTGCCAACGGCGTCTCAGGCTTACAACCCGAGCCCGCTAAAAACCGCCGAGCTGATTCAGGCTGATATGGCGCAGGTGGGAATTAAGGTCAGCATTATTCCGGTGGAAGGTCGATTCCAAGAGGCTCGCCTTAGCGACATGAGCCACGATATGACGCTCTCCGGCTGGGCAACCGACAGTAATGACCCAGACAGTTTCTTCCGTCCGTTGTTGAGCTGTGCAGCAATTCAGTCACAGACTAACTTGGCGCACTGGTGCGATCCCTCTTTTGACTCATTGCTGCATAAAGCCCTGCTGTCTCAGCAACTGTCACAGCGCATTGACGATTATCAGGACGCGCAAAAGATCTTAGAAGAACAGCTGCCGATCTTGCCTCTGGCCTCATCGTTGCGCCTACAGGCGTATCGCTATGACATTAAAGGATTGGTCTTGAGCCCGTTTGGTAACGCCTCATTTGCCGGTGTTTATCGTGAAAAACAGCCAGAACCGGCTGCCACCAACGATCCTGATGCGGGACCACCGACGCCAGCCTCAGAACCCCCTGTCGTCGTGGAGGATAAACCATGA
- the pspF gene encoding phage shock protein operon transcriptional activator, whose protein sequence is MSDNIENMLGQANSFLEVLEQTSQLAKLNKPVLIIGERGTGKELIAHRLHYLSNRWQGPFVSLNCAALNDNLLDSELFGHEAGAFTGAQKRHLGRFERADGGTLFLDELATAPMLIQEKLLRVIEYGHLERVGGSQPLQVDVRLVCATNADLPAMAEAGTFRADLLDRLAFDVIQLPPLRERRSDIMLLAEHFAMQMCGELGLAFFPGFSDAARQTLLDYGWPGNIRELKNVVERSVYRHGDSPELLDAIVINPFKHHTASLPSSASTPAALQGDAQTVQPSLPIDLKDWLAEREKQIIIQALQESRHNQRQAAELLNLTYHQLRGIMKKLGIQG, encoded by the coding sequence ATGTCAGATAATATTGAAAATATGCTCGGCCAAGCCAACAGCTTTCTTGAAGTGCTGGAGCAGACTTCGCAGCTGGCGAAGTTGAATAAGCCGGTATTAATTATTGGCGAACGCGGGACAGGCAAAGAGCTGATCGCTCATCGTCTGCACTATTTGTCTAACCGTTGGCAGGGGCCATTCGTGTCGCTAAACTGCGCCGCGCTCAATGACAACTTGTTAGATTCCGAACTTTTTGGCCATGAGGCCGGCGCGTTTACCGGTGCTCAGAAGCGCCATTTAGGCCGCTTCGAACGTGCCGACGGCGGTACGCTTTTTCTTGATGAGCTGGCTACCGCGCCAATGTTAATTCAGGAAAAACTGTTGCGCGTGATTGAATATGGTCATTTAGAACGCGTAGGCGGCAGCCAGCCCTTGCAGGTCGATGTGCGTTTAGTGTGCGCGACCAATGCCGATTTACCGGCCATGGCTGAAGCGGGTACCTTCCGCGCTGATTTACTGGATCGTTTGGCTTTTGACGTTATTCAACTGCCGCCGTTAAGAGAGCGTCGCAGCGACATCATGTTATTGGCTGAGCATTTTGCTATGCAGATGTGTGGTGAACTGGGGCTCGCGTTCTTTCCCGGCTTTAGCGATGCCGCACGACAAACGCTGTTGGACTATGGCTGGCCCGGCAATATCCGTGAATTAAAAAACGTCGTGGAGCGTTCGGTCTATCGTCATGGTGATTCACCCGAGCTGTTAGACGCGATTGTGATTAATCCTTTTAAACATCACACAGCCAGCTTGCCCTCTTCGGCCAGCACGCCTGCGGCCCTACAAGGGGATGCTCAAACGGTGCAGCCGTCTTTACCCATCGATCTTAAAGATTGGCTGGCAGAACGCGAAAAACAGATCATTATTCAGGCGCTACAAGAAAGCCGACACAATCAGCGTCAGGCCGCAGAGTTGTTAAATCTGACCTATCACCAACTGCGTGGGATCATGAAGAAGTTGGGGATTCAGGGATAA